A genomic window from Solanum dulcamara chromosome 11, daSolDulc1.2, whole genome shotgun sequence includes:
- the LOC129872069 gene encoding cyclin-D3-2, which translates to MVFPLDSQLQNPISALLDGLYCEEDRFLDDDLGEWSSLDVGNEKWVENDKKTLPLLECDMFWEDDELATLLSKEKESHLSFDSLNSDGFLMGARKEALDWMLRVIGYYGFTATTAVLAVNYFDRFVSGFCFQKDKPWMSQLAAVACLSIAAKMEETQVPLLLDLQVADSRFVFEAKTIQRMELLVLSTLKWKMNLVTPLSFIDHIMRRFGFMTNLHLDFLKKCERLILDIITDSRLLHYPPSVIATASMFFVINEIEPRNAIDYQNQLMSVLKVRKDSLEECHDLILELMGTSCYKLCQSLKRKHQSIPGSPSGVIDAYFSSESSNDSWSVASSISSSPEPQYKRNKTQDQRMTLAPLGSNLH; encoded by the exons atgGTTTTCCCTTTAGATTCCCAGCTCCAAAATCCAATTTCTGCTCTTCTTGATGGCCTTTACTGTGAGGAAGATCGATTCTTGGATGATGATTTAGGTGAATGGTCTAGTTTAGATGTGGGAAATGAGAAATGGgttgaaaatgataaaaaaactCTACCTTTATTAGAATGTGACATGTTTTGGGAAGATGATGAGCTTGCCACACTTTTATCTAAGGAAAAAGAGTCTCATTTGAGTTTTGATAGCTTAAATTCAGATGGGTTTTTAATGGGGGCTAGAAAAGAGGCTTTGGATTGGATGTTGAGGGTCATTGGTTACTATGGTTTCACTGCTACCACTGCTGTTTTAGCTGTGAACTATTTTGATAGGTTTGTATCTGGATTCTGCTTTCAGAAAGATAAGCCTTGGATGAGTCAGCTTGCTGCTGTTGCCTGTCTTTCCATTGCTGCTAAAATGGAGGAGACCCAAGTCCCCCTTCTGTTAGACCTTCAA GTTGCTGATTCTAGATTTGTGTTTGAGGCAAAGACAATACAGAGAATGGAACTCTTGGTGCTTTCCACTCTTAAGTGGAAAATGAATCTGGTGACACCACTGTCCTTCATTGATCATATTATGAGGAGATTTGGATTCATGACCAACCTGCATTTGGATTTTCTTAAGAAGTGTGAACGCCTCATTCTTGATATCATCACTG ATTCTAGGCTCTTGCATTATCCCCCATCTGTTATTGCAACTGCATCAATGTTTTTTGTGATCAATGAGATTGAGCCTCGCAATGCTATTGACTACCAGAATCAGCTCATGAGTGTTCTTAAAGTCAGAAAG GACAGCCTTGAGGAATGCCATGATCTTATTCTTGAGCTAATGGGCACTTCCTGTTACAAGCTCTGCCAAAGCCTCAAGCGCAAGCATCAATCGATACCTGGCAGTCCAAGTGGTGTTATTGATGCTTATTTTAGTAGCGAGAGCTCTAATGATTCATGGTCAGTAGCATCTTCGATTTCATCCTCACCTGAACCTCAGTATAAGAGAAACAAAACTCAAGATCAGCGAATGACACTAGCTCCACTGGGTAGTAATCTTCACTGA